AAGGCAACGATCGAGACGGCTCGTCGCGTAGATCGCGGTGGCCCCTCCCGCGCTGTACATGAGATCCACGGCCTCCGAGGCATTGGCCATGGCCTGCGCGATCGACAGCCGATAGACGGCGCGCTGCCCGGGCGACGGCCGCTCGCCGCGAGACACGGTCTCCCACAGATCGCGCGTCGCCTCGCGCACATACGCGCGCCCTGAGCCGACGAGAGCCTCGGCCCGGGCGACCTTGGCCTGGATGGTCGTGCGCGTCGCCAGCCGACCCTCGGCGGGAAGCCAGGTCGCTTCTTTCCCGCCCGCGAGCCCGATGAACTCATCGATCGCCACCCGACCGATCCCGAGGCCGAGCGCGGCGTGAGCGACGTGGGTCCAGCCCACGAACTGGTAGAGCGGCTGCGGGCGGTGCGACTCTTCGGAAGCGCTGTGGACGCGCTCCTCGGGGATGAAGACATCCGTGATGGTGAAGTCGTGGCTGCCCGTCCCTCGCATGCCGGTGGTGCGCCAGGTGTCGACGGCCTTGGCGTCCGAAGCGGGCAGCACGCAGCGCAGATAGATCGGCCGCCCGTCGGGCCCGAGACGCGGCCGCTCGCCGTCGTAGAGATGGCAGCCGACGTGGATCCAGCCGGCGATGAGGATATTGCTGCCCTGAGTCCAGCGCCCGGTCAGCCGATAGCCGCCCGGCACGGGCAGGGCGCGTCCCTTCGGCGGTCCCGAGCCGGCCATGATGGTCTGCCGCGGCGACACGAACATCGCGGCAAGAAGCTCGTCGGGAAGGCCGCGCGCGGTGATCGCCATGGTGCTGGTGGAGATGAGCACGCTCCAGGCCGCGGCACTGTCGGCCTGCGCGAGCGCCTCGATCACGTCGAAGTACGCCAGCGGATCCATCTCGCCGCCGCCGAGGGAGCGCGGCAGGAGCAGGCGATAGAGGCCGGCATCGGCCATGGCCTGCACGAGCGGCTCGCTCAGCGAGCGCTCGCTCTCCACCTCGTCGGAGGCGGCGCGCAGCCGGGGCGCCAGCGCCTTGACGGCGGCGAGCACGTCCTCACGCGCGTAGCTCGGGCCGGCCGGCGTGGTCATAGTCCGCTGATCACAGCATTGAGCTTGCCGGCCAGTCAAGCGCAAGCGTTGCTACCTTTCTAGCTGAAAGAGGCCCATCCGCGGGAGGCGTCTTGCTTCTTCACATCCCTCTCCCCTTTGGGGAGAGGGTAGGGTGAGGGGCACTCTTGACGCGGGGCGGTCGCCCCCTCACCCACTCAGCACTCGCCTCGTCGCTCGAAGCGAGCGTCTCAGCTCGAACCGCAGCCCTCTCCCCCGATGGGGGAGAGGGATCCATGAAGGAGCCAAAACCACCAGATGAGCATTCAGTGAGGTCGAACACTTTGCAGGTCGGTAGAGTGAGGGCCGAGCGCGGTCGTGTTCAGGTCCGGCGGCGCCCCACCGTTTCCGCCCTTTCGGGTCCGGTGTCCGTTCGCCGAATGGACCATCACGCGTTTCTCGCCCCTCCTCATCGAACCGGACGTGCGGTTTTCCCGCATCCGGCTCTCGGACGGGTTTCACACCCGGGCATATGCAGGTCGAGCCACGTGAAGACGCTGTAGCTGGTACACGCCCAGCTCCCCGAAGATCCGCGCTGCGGGGTAGCGCCTCGTCCCTCGCGACGGGACTTTGTGCCTCCGCCGCAGAAAACGCCTCACACGCTCCGTGACATAGCGATCGACCGCTCGGTAGGCCTGAGCCCGTGTGCCATAGCTGAAGTAGTTCGCCCACCCGCGTAATATGCGGTTGAGGTCACCCTTCACCTCACCCCACGGCTCCTGGTTGCCCGGACGGAGGATCTGTCGGATGCGCCCCTTGACCCGCTGGACCGCCGTCTTGGCCGGCGCGGCCCCCACGTACCGATGGCCATTCTTCCGCGACCGCATTGGCCCAAAGGTGTAGCCCAGAAAACTGAACGACTCGCGCCGCCCCTCGCACACCCGGGTCTTCTGCTCGTTGAGCGTCAGCCCCATCTGTGCGAACCACCGGCGACTCTGCGCGAGCACCTCCGCCGCCCCGTAGCGACACAGGACCACGAAGTCGTCCGCGTAGTTGACGAGCCGTGCCCCGTAGCGCCGGTCGAGCCCCCGCAGTCGGAAGACTTTCAGATAGCGGTTCATGTAGAGGTTCGCGAGCAGCGGCGAGATCACCCCGCCTTGCGGCGTGCCCCGCGTCGCCCGCTTGCCCCCGCTGTACCGCCACCCTCCACCGCTCGCCGCCTCCGCCACTGGCGCCTTGAGCCACCGCTTGAGCAACCGGAGCAGCTGTCCATCGCTGATCCGCCGCGCCAGCGACTTCAGCAACGCCGCGTGCGGAATCGTGTCGAAGTACTGCGACACGTCCGCGTCCACCACCTCCGTGTGCCCGGCACCCAACGCCCGGTGCACCTCCTGGACCGCCTCCAGCGCCCCGCGGCCCGGTCGATAGCCATAGGCTGTCGGTTCCAGGTCCGCCTCGAAGATCGGTTGCAAGATCAGCATGGCCGCGGTCTGCACCACCCGGTCCCGTATCGTCGG
The sequence above is a segment of the Candidatus Methylomirabilota bacterium genome. Coding sequences within it:
- a CDS encoding acyl-CoA dehydrogenase family protein, translated to MTTPAGPSYAREDVLAAVKALAPRLRAASDEVESERSLSEPLVQAMADAGLYRLLLPRSLGGGEMDPLAYFDVIEALAQADSAAAWSVLISTSTMAITARGLPDELLAAMFVSPRQTIMAGSGPPKGRALPVPGGYRLTGRWTQGSNILIAGWIHVGCHLYDGERPRLGPDGRPIYLRCVLPASDAKAVDTWRTTGMRGTGSHDFTITDVFIPEERVHSASEESHRPQPLYQFVGWTHVAHAALGLGIGRVAIDEFIGLAGGKEATWLPAEGRLATRTTIQAKVARAEALVGSGRAYVREATRDLWETVSRGERPSPGQRAVYRLSIAQAMANASEAVDLMYSAGGATAIYATSRLDRCLRDAHTAAAHVWVAPDNYELAGRLLLGLDPGSTTI
- the ltrA gene encoding group II intron reverse transcriptase/maturase, with translation MSLATPPKLRRLQEALYTKAKQDPAYRFYLLYDKVYRVDILAHAYALSQQHGGAPGVDGVTFEDIEAAGREQWLAAVQEALRTETYRPQPVRRVLIPKPGGGERPLGIPTIRDRVVQTAAMLILQPIFEADLEPTAYGYRPGRGALEAVQEVHRALGAGHTEVVDADVSQYFDTIPHAALLKSLARRISDGQLLRLLKRWLKAPVAEAASGGGWRYSGGKRATRGTPQGGVISPLLANLYMNRYLKVFRLRGLDRRYGARLVNYADDFVVLCRYGAAEVLAQSRRWFAQMGLTLNEQKTRVCEGRRESFSFLGYTFGPMRSRKNGHRYVGAAPAKTAVQRVKGRIRQILRPGNQEPWGEVKGDLNRILRGWANYFSYGTRAQAYRAVDRYVTERVRRFLRRRHKVPSRGTRRYPAARIFGELGVYQLQRLHVARPAYARV